In the genome of Mixta calida, the window AGTTACTTTGCAATTCATTGATTTTATCAGTTAAGTGCTGCCTTTTTTAGCACTTAATTGTCTCAGAGCTGCGCTGTCATGAAGTTTATCATTAAATTGTTTCCCGAAATCACCATCAAGAGTCAGTCGGTGCGTTTGCGCTTTATCAAAATCCTTACGGGGAATATTCGCAACGTATTAAAAGATCTTGATGAGACGCTGGCTGTCGTGCGTCACTGGGACCACATCGAAGTCCGTTCTAAAGATGAAAGCCTGCGTGAAACCTTTATTGATGAGCTGACGCGCATTCCCGGCATTCATCATGTCCTGGCGGTGGAAGATCGCGTCTGGACCGATATGCATAATATTTTTGAACAGGCGATGGCGGTCAACCGCGAGCGGCTGGAAGGGAAAACCTTTTGCGTACGCGTGAAGCGTCGCGGGCAGCACCCGTTCAGCTCGCAGGATGTGGAGCGTTACGTCGGCGGCGGCCTGAATCAGCATATCGCCAGCGCGCAGGTGAATCTCTCGAACCCGCAGGTCACGGTGAGTCTGGAGATCGAAAACGATCGCCTGCTGTTGGTGACCGGTCGCTATGAAGGATTGGGCGGCTTCCCGATCGGCACGCAGGAAGATGTGTTGTCACTGATTTCCGGCGGCTTCGACTCGGGCGTTTCCAGCTATATGCTGATGCGCCGCGGCTGCCGCGTACACTACTGCTTCTTTAACCTGGGCGGCGCCGCGCATGAGATCGGCGTGCGTCAGGTGGCGCACTATCTGTGGAATCGTTTTGGCCGCTCGCACCGCGTGCGTTTCGTCGCTATCAATTTCGAGCCGGTAGTCGCGGAGATTCTGGAAAAGGTAGACGACGGTCAGATGGGCGTGGTGTTGAAGCGCATGATGGTGCGCGCCGCTTCGCAGATCGCCGAGCGCTACGGCGTGCAGGCGCTGGTTACCGGCGAAGCGCTGGGCCAGGTTTCCAGCCAGACGCTGACCAACCTGCGACTGATCGATAACGCCTCCGATACGCTGATTCTGCGTCCGCTGATTTCACACGACAAAGAACATATCATCAATCTGGCGCGTAAGATCGGTACGGAAGATTTCGCCCGCACCATGCCGGAGTATTGCGGGGTGATTTCCAAAAGCCCGACGGTAAAAGCGGTGAAGGCGAAGATCGAAGCGGAAGAGGAAAACTTCGATTTTACGGTACTGGATCGGGTAGTGCAGGAGGCGACCAATGTCGATATCCGCACGATCGCCGAGCAGACGCAGGAGGAGGTAACCGAAGTAGAAACCGTCGCCTCTTTCTCCGCCAACGATGCGCTGTTGGATATTCGTTCACTGGACGAGCAGGAAGATAAGCCGCTGAAGGTCGACGGCATTGAAGTGACCTCGCTGCCGTTTTATAAGCTCGGCACCCAGTTTGGCGACCTCGATCAGAGCAAAACCTGGCTGCTTTACTGCGATCGCGGCGTGATGAGCCGTTTGCAGGCGCTCTACCTGCATGAGCAGGGCTTTAAGAATGTGAAGGTCTATCGCCCGTAACCTGCATTAATCAGGCCAGCCGTCAGACTGGCCTTTTTTATCCTACGCCATCGGCGTTTCGCTTATTCGCGATAGTCGTAAATGCCCGCCGCGAGCACCAGCTGCGAGGCGACCTCCGCTGCTTTCTCTTTTCCCACCAGCAGGTCGATAAGCTTCAGCGCAAAGTCCATCGCGGTGCCGGGCCCCTGGCTGGTCAGCAGATTAACGCGCGGGTCCCAGACCACGCGCTTTTCCACCCACTTATCTTCCGGGATGGTCTCTTTCAGGCCGGGAAAGCCGGTCATATTGCCGATGGGAAACAGGTCGTGCGGCACCAGCACCGTGCCTGCGGCGGCGCAGATCGCCGCCACGATGCGGCCCGACAGATGAAACTGCTGCACCGCTTCCACCAGCAGCGGACTGTCGCGGAACGCTTCCGCGCCTTTCAGACCGCCCGGCAGCACGATGGCGTCATAATCGTTGTCCGCCACGTCCACCAGCCGCGCATCCGCCAGCAGCTTCACGCCGCGCGAGCAGACAATCTGCCGATCGCCGTCGCCGTTAACGCTGGCCGTGGTCACCGTAATACCGGCGCGCACCAGCAGATCGATCACGGTCACCGCTTCGATCTCTTCAGTGCCATGTGCCAGGCAGACCAGCGCCGATACGTTCGCGCTCATAATTTTGCTCCTTTCGCTTAATCAGTTCGTACAGCCGGGTATTTTCAGGGACGGCAATGCCCTGCGCCCGCGCCCGTTGCAGTAAATAGCCGGTGATATAGTCAATTTCCGTGCGGCGCTGGGCGCGCACGTCCTGCAGCATCGACGAAACATTCTGCGCGGTGCTGGAGATAACCGCATAAACATAGTCCCGCAGCTGCTGCGCGCTGGTATGCACCCCTTCGCGCGCCATCACCGTCGCGACCTCATCGCACAAACGAGTAATCTCCTCCGGCCAGGCGACCAGATCTCCGTTCAGACAGTCGTGCAGCGCGCTGAGCGGATTGATGACGCAGTTTACCGCCAGCTTTTGCCAGCAGGCGGCCAATACGTCGTTGTGCCAGGCGACATCCGGCAACGCCTGATGCAGCGTTTCCGCCAGATCGCTCTGCGCGGCGCTTTCCGGCGAACCGGGGCCGATATGGGTGATGCCGCTGGCGACATGGACAATGACCGTGCCGTCGCGTTTTGCCGCATGCGTCGTGACGCCGCGCAGCAGGGGCTGGGTTAAACCGCGCAGCTCCTCCAGCGTGCCCATGCCGTTATGCAGCAGCAGGATGGGACACTGGGCCGGCAGCAACGTTTGAATATTTTTGATGGCGCCTGAGATCTGCCAGGCCTTAAGCGTGACCAGCAGCAGATCGCTGCTACCGAGAAACAGCGGATCGTTGGCGATAAAGGTTTTATTGATCGCGGACCCCTCGGTATCGATAAGGTTAACCGAACAGTAAGGCTGAGGTACGCGTAGCCAACCCTGAACCTCATGTCCCTGTCGATCGAGCGCGGCCAGCCAAAGCTGACCCAGCGCGCCGCATCCGAGCACCGTAATTTTCATGCGTCCTCCCGCGGGCGCTTACCGGCGAGTTAATTGAGTATAGCTGTGCATATGGGCTGTTTTCTTTGCCGTACACAAGCAGGTATTATGCATGTCACGTTGGAGTCTGGAGAAAAAATTATGCCATCTTTCGATATCGTTTCTGAAATCGACATGCAGGAAGTGCGAAACGCCGTTGAAAACGCCAACCGCGAACTTTCAACCCGCTTCGATTTTCGCAACGTTAGCGCCAGCATCGAGCTGAATGAAAAAGCGCAAACCATCAAAGTGACCACCGAGTCCGATTTTCAGGTGAAGCAGCTGGTGGATATCCTGCGGGAAAAACTACTCAAGCGCGGCATTGAAGGCGCGGCGCTGGACGTGCCGGAGCAGATTGAACATAGCGGGAAAAACTGGAGCCTCGATCTCAAGATGAAGCAGGGCATTGAGGCCGATATGGCGAAAAAAATCGTCAAGCTGATTAAAGAGAGCAAAATCAAGGTGCAGCCGCAGATTCAGGGCGAAGAGGTGCGCGTGAACGGCAAATCGCGCGACGATCTGCAAAGCGCCATTGCGCTGATTCGCGGCGGCAACCTGGGGCAGCCGTTCCAGTTTAAAAACTTCCGCGATTAATTCCCGCCGCGGCGGAATGCGGCCTTCAGACTGCACTGAAACTTAAGGCGCAGGAAGACCAGGCCGGGGAGTAAAGCGTCCCACGCCAGGGATGGCGCGGGCCGAGCCGTCAGGGATGACGTTTTTGCGTCTTTACGATCGGACTGGTCTTCCTGCGCGGGAGCCATGTCCTTGTCTGAAGGCTGCACCGTGCGGCGCTGGCGATATATGACCCTCAGGCGCTGGCGATCAACGCCTCCAGTTCAACCCGACTGGTCACCTTGCTGTCGATTTTAACGTAGGCGCTGCGCTCTTCCGGCACGATAAATACCGATGAAACGCCCGGCTGCGCCTTCAGCTTCTGTTCCAGACGCGCGTCGTTAAGCGCGTTGTCGTCCAGCACGATGCGAAGGCTGCTGACGTACGGCGGCTCCTGCATCGTGGTGCTGAGCAACAGCCACAGCGTCGCTACCACGGCGCCTAATAAGAACACCGTCTGTGCGTCAAAGCTGTCGAACACCCAGCCGCCGAGACTGCCGCCGATCGCCACGCCGAGAAACTGGCTTGTGGAGTAGATGCCCATCGCGGTGCCCTTATAGCCCGCCGGCGACTCTTTACTGATCAGCGACGGCAAAATCGCCTCCATCAGATTGAAGGCGAGAAAAAAGAGCTGTACGCCAATCGCCAGGGTCCAGAAATGGTTGCCGGAACCCCACAGTACAATTTCTGCGATCAGGATCAGCGCGACGCAGGAGATAAATACCCGTTTCATGCGCCGTTTGACTTCGGCATAG includes:
- a CDS encoding YajQ family cyclic di-GMP-binding protein, whose translation is MPSFDIVSEIDMQEVRNAVENANRELSTRFDFRNVSASIELNEKAQTIKVTTESDFQVKQLVDILREKLLKRGIEGAALDVPEQIEHSGKNWSLDLKMKQGIEADMAKKIVKLIKESKIKVQPQIQGEEVRVNGKSRDDLQSAIALIRGGNLGQPFQFKNFRD
- the yajL gene encoding protein deglycase YajL; translated protein: MSANVSALVCLAHGTEEIEAVTVIDLLVRAGITVTTASVNGDGDRQIVCSRGVKLLADARLVDVADNDYDAIVLPGGLKGAEAFRDSPLLVEAVQQFHLSGRIVAAICAAAGTVLVPHDLFPIGNMTGFPGLKETIPEDKWVEKRVVWDPRVNLLTSQGPGTAMDFALKLIDLLVGKEKAAEVASQLVLAAGIYDYRE
- the thiI gene encoding tRNA uracil 4-sulfurtransferase ThiI; translated protein: MKFIIKLFPEITIKSQSVRLRFIKILTGNIRNVLKDLDETLAVVRHWDHIEVRSKDESLRETFIDELTRIPGIHHVLAVEDRVWTDMHNIFEQAMAVNRERLEGKTFCVRVKRRGQHPFSSQDVERYVGGGLNQHIASAQVNLSNPQVTVSLEIENDRLLLVTGRYEGLGGFPIGTQEDVLSLISGGFDSGVSSYMLMRRGCRVHYCFFNLGGAAHEIGVRQVAHYLWNRFGRSHRVRFVAINFEPVVAEILEKVDDGQMGVVLKRMMVRAASQIAERYGVQALVTGEALGQVSSQTLTNLRLIDNASDTLILRPLISHDKEHIINLARKIGTEDFARTMPEYCGVISKSPTVKAVKAKIEAEEENFDFTVLDRVVQEATNVDIRTIAEQTQEEVTEVETVASFSANDALLDIRSLDEQEDKPLKVDGIEVTSLPFYKLGTQFGDLDQSKTWLLYCDRGVMSRLQALYLHEQGFKNVKVYRP
- the panE gene encoding 2-dehydropantoate 2-reductase is translated as MKITVLGCGALGQLWLAALDRQGHEVQGWLRVPQPYCSVNLIDTEGSAINKTFIANDPLFLGSSDLLLVTLKAWQISGAIKNIQTLLPAQCPILLLHNGMGTLEELRGLTQPLLRGVTTHAAKRDGTVIVHVASGITHIGPGSPESAAQSDLAETLHQALPDVAWHNDVLAACWQKLAVNCVINPLSALHDCLNGDLVAWPEEITRLCDEVATVMAREGVHTSAQQLRDYVYAVISSTAQNVSSMLQDVRAQRRTEIDYITGYLLQRARAQGIAVPENTRLYELIKRKEQNYERERIGAGLPGTWH